The Elusimicrobiota bacterium nucleotide sequence AGGGCCATGCTGCCCGTCAAGAAACCACCCGCCGCTTCTACCAGCATGAAGCCCGCGGTTATAAAAAAAGCCGCCGTTATAGCCTTGCGCTGCGAGTTTGCCCCGCGATGGCGGTGTTCCTCCTGGCAGGAATGATCACTATCATGCTCATGTTCATGTCCCATATTGCAATTATATAATTTTGGCGCGCCGATAACTCCCGGCGCTGAATGGTAAAGTATTGCACTTTTATACTGACTTCACCCGCGCCCTTGAAGATTCACGGCGCAAAATCCCGAAAGAGTGTGCCGGGGAATAATTCTCTGTGACCTGTGACCTGCCGCCTGCCGCCTTGCCAAAATGTTAAAATCTCTTCATGCCGAAACGAGTACAGATAACTGTGGCCAGAACAGCCGGTTTCTGCCCCGGCGTGAAAAATGCCATAGACAAAACGCTGGAACTGGCGAAGCACGGTAAAAAACCGATCTATACTCTCGGGCCCCTCATCCATAACAAACAGGTTATAGAAATGCTCCGTGAAAAGGGAGTTTACGCGGTAAATGACGTCTCGGAAATTAAAAACAAAAACGCCATACTTGTTATCAGGGCCCACGGCATCCCCCCTGAGACCGAAAAAGCCATAAGGGCCTCCGGGCTGGAGGTCGTGGACGCCACCTGCCCGCTTGTCAAGCATGTGCAGGAAAATATTAAAAAGCACGCGGCGCGGGGATATTCCACTATAATCGTCGGCGATAAGGACCACGCTGAAGTTGCCGGCCTTATGGGCTGCGCGCAGGGCCGGGGACTTGTGGTGAACGGCCCGGAAGAAATAAAAAATCTGCCGGGCCTGGACAAGGTTAACATTGTCGCTCAGACAACCCAGGAAGAGGAAATTTTTCTAAAAACCGCGGAAGCGGCCTGCTCTAAAGCGATCGAACTTACGGTTTCAAACACCATCTGCAACCCGACCAGGCAGCGCCAGAAGGAAACAGTTGAATTTTCCAAAAAATCAGATCTGGTAATAGTGGTGGGCGGTAAAAATTCCGCCAATACCGCAAGGCTCTTCCAGATCTGCGCGAAACTCGCGAAAGAAGCCGTGCACATAGAAAAAGAAGACGAACTGCAAAAGGAGCTTTTTGCCGGCAAGAAAAGAATTTTTATAACGGCCGGAGCCTCAACGCCCACCTGGATGGTGGAAAAAGCGCTTGAGCGGGCGCGGCAGCTTACCGGCGAGCGGCAGGGCCCGCTTGCCGAGCGGCTTTTTTTTGCGTGGGAGCTGTTCGTGACCAGCGGCGCTTACACGGCTATGGCCGCGGCGGCGCTTACCTTTGTGTGCATGCGCCTTGAGGGCGTGCCGGTTTCAAAAAGACTTTTATTGATGGCCGGGCTTTTCGTGCTCAGCCTGCATATGGTAAACCGCGCCGAGGAAAAGGGCGCCTCTGAGCCTGACAGGGCGAAGCGCCTGCTTTTTATCCGCTTCAAGACCCTGTCAAAATTCGCGGCGTTTTTAGCCGGAACGCTGGCGTTGCTTCTGTCATCCGCGCTTGGGATCAAAGTATTTTTCACCGCCGCTTTTTTCTGGTTCGTGGGCATGCTCTACCCTTACAAACTGCCGCCTGGTTCCAGAAAATTCGCCAATTTTCCCGCCTCAAAAGACATTGTAACGGCCCTGGGCTGGGGGTTTATGTGCGCTTATGTGCCGGGGCTCTGGTACGGAACAGGTCTTTACCATTCCACGCACCTGGCCGTGGTATTTGCCGCGCTTCTGGTTTTCACGCGCTCGGTGCTTTTCGGCGTGAGCCACGCGCACAGCGACATGATAGTCGGCAAGGAAAATTTTTATAAGGCGGCCGGGCCGCAGTTCACCTATCTGACGGTGTTCGCCATATTTATGTTCCTTGAAAGCATATTGCTGATACTTAAAAGCATGGCCTGGAAGCCGGAACTGGCTTCGGCTCTTGCCACAGGTTTATTCTATTACCTGGCCCTGATAATATTTTTCTACTTCAGCAAGATCCCTGAACGCATAACCTCGGAAACTCTCATCGATACGCAGTTCATAGTGCTGGCGCTGCTGGCGGGAAGCAAGTGAAGGAAGTGTATCAAAGGCCCATCCCGTAAAACGGCCAAAAAGTTCGTGCGCTTTTATGAAATAATGAATACAAAAATCCGTCACGCGGGCCAGGACAGCTCCGATATAATCGTCATCGGCGGCGGACCCGCCGGCATTATGGCGGCGGGCCGCGCGGGGGAACTGGGCGCGAAAACGACGCTTATTGAAAAAAACACGCGCCTGGGAATAAAGCTGCTGCTTACCGGCGGGGGCAGGTGCAATGTCACCAACAGCGCCGGAGTAAAAGAATTTATTGAAGCTTTCGGCAAAAACGGAAAATTCCTGTACAGGGCGCTAAGCGTGTTCTCGAACGAAAATTTAACAGCCTTTTTGAATTCGCGCGGGGTTCCCACCCGCGTTGATCCGGACGGGAAGATATTCCCTTCGGATGACAAAGCGCAAAGCGTTCTGTCCGCGCTGAACGGCTACCTGAGGCACGGCAAAGTTAATGTAGCCTGCGGTCTGGGGGCTGCGGGAATTTTATTGCGCGGCGGCGAAGAAATAGAGGGCGTTGAACTTTCAGACGGCGGCATTGTCCGCGCAAAAAAAATAATTATCGCGACCGGCGGAATGTCTTACCCGAAAACAGGCTCCACGGGCGACGGCTACGCCCTGGCAAAAAAATGCGGGCACACCATTGTCCCGCTCAGGCCGGGACTTACGGCCCTTGAATCGGATGAACCGTTCATAAAAGACCTGCAGGGGCTGACGCTTCAAAACATAACAATTAAGATCCTGGTCAACGGCAGGAAAGCGGCGGCGGAAAAAGGCGACCTGCTGTTCACGCATTTCGGCGTATCGGGACCGAAGCTGCTCGTTTTGAGCGCGATCGCGGTGGATGCGCTTGCCGACCCCGGCAACAAGGTGGAGCTTTCCCTGAATCTGAAGCCGGAACTGACGGCTGCCGGATTAACAGGAGCTATCCAAAATTATTTTTCGGGTAACGGCGCCAGGCTATTTGCGAGTTATCTCAAAGCGGCTTTGCCGAATTCGCTTGCGCCCGTGTTTGAGCGCCGGTGCGCCATTGACCACACCAGGCAGTGCGCTTCCATTACCGGCGCGGAACGGAAAAAAATAGCGGAGATGTTCAGCGATTTCAGATTACATATAACCAGACCGCGCCCCATCCAGGAGGCTACCGTCACACGCGGGGGCGTGAATTTAGCCGAAATAAACCCCCTTACAATGGAGTCGCGTATCGTGCGCGGGCTTTATTTTTGCGGCGAGGTGATGGATCTTGACGGGATTACCGGCGGCTATAATTTGCAGGAAGCGTTTTCCACCGGCTATCTGGCCGGCCAGTCGGCAAGCGCGGTGTAAGAACCGCTCTGTAACTGATCCCCCCGTATTCAGGAACTGAACCCGCACAGTAAGCTGTCGCCAGACAGCCACAGAAATACGGGACGCTGCACGATAACTCGCTAACTTTAAACCTCTTGTAAACCCAAAACATTACAGCGAGGCAAGAATAATCAAGTTGTCGTGCAGCGTCCCCAAATCCACAAATCCATACAGACAGCCAGATTTAAAACATTTGGAGCCCTCCCCTTTCTATTGGTAGAATATCTACGGTTAATGCGCGGTTAGCTCAGCGGTAGAGCGCCTCTCTTACACAGAGGATGCCACAGGTTCAAATCCTGTACCGCGCACCAATTTTTATCAGGCGGTAAGCAAGCCAACTGCTTGGCTTGCGCAGGATTTGAAGGCCGGATCGTTGGCGAGCGAGCACGCGAAGCCCGGGAGGCGGGGTCGCAGGGCCGGTTGAGCGGCGGCGAAACAGGAACCTGTGACCTAATCCTGTACCGCGCAAACAATTTACAGACGCCATAGGCCATAAGCCGTATGCCATACGCTTTTCTAAGGAGTTCCTTACAAGCCTATAGCTTAAGGCATATGGCCTATGGCATTTGTTTTGCCTACGGCATATGACTTATGGCAGTTTAGACTTACAACCTTCAATAGAAATAGGGGACTAATTAAATGACCGAAGAAAACCGCGACGATCTGCCGGTGGAAGAAATAAGAAGCGAAGAAGGCGTGGAATTAATTGTAGAACCCAAAGCCGAGCCGCACATAGCCGGAAAAAGCCCGGAACAGATTGAACTGGACTGGTACAAAAATGTTTACCGGGGAGACACTATGCCCCAATTGACTTTGAGAGCCGTTATAATGGGCTCTTTTCTCGGCGGGTTCATGTCTTTGTCCAACCTTTATGTCGGCTTAAAAACCGGCTGGGGCCTCGGCGTCGCAATTACCTCCTGTATACTTTCCTACGCGCTGTGGAAAACCCTCATGACCATTTTCCCCGGCATGTTCAAAACCGAAATGACCATTCTGGAAAACAACTGCATGCAGTCCACGGCGTCATCGGCCGGCTACTCCACCGGCGGCACCATGGTTTCGGCCATCTCGGCTTACCTGCTGGTGGCCGGCCACCATATCCCCTGGCCCGTGCTTGCCTGGTGGACTTTCTTTCTGGCCGCTTTGGGCGTATTCATCGCCATACCGATGAAGCGGCAGATGATAAATATCGAGCAGTTGAGATTTCCAAGCGGCATCGCGGCGGCGGAAACCCTTAAAAGCCTGCACTCGACGGGCGGAGAGGCCGCGCAAAAAGCCCGGGCTTTGGGCATAGCGGGCGTTATCGGAGGCGCGGTGGCCTGGTTCAGGGACGACGGTTTTCCATTTATAACCCCCCCGGTTCCCTCTATGATGGAATTTAAGGGGCTTTTGTACGGTCAGCCCTGGAGCAAGTGGACGATAAGCATTGAGGGCAGCGCGATAATGATAGCCGCCGGCGCCATCATGGGTTGGAAGGTGGCCTGGTCTATGATGCTTGGCGCATTCATAAACTACGGCTACCTGGCCCCGAAAATGGTAGCACTGGGCGCTATTGACCCGGCCAAGCTGGGATACCGGGCCATAGTGGCCTGGAGCACCTGGGCGGGCGCGGCGATTATGGTAACCTCGGGGCTTTTTATGTTCGCCCTGCAGTGGAAAACCGTGGTACGCGCGCTTAAAGGCATCACGGGGATTTTTGAAACAAGGACGGGTTCGGAGGCCG carries:
- the ispH gene encoding 4-hydroxy-3-methylbut-2-enyl diphosphate reductase, with protein sequence MPKRVQITVARTAGFCPGVKNAIDKTLELAKHGKKPIYTLGPLIHNKQVIEMLREKGVYAVNDVSEIKNKNAILVIRAHGIPPETEKAIRASGLEVVDATCPLVKHVQENIKKHAARGYSTIIVGDKDHAEVAGLMGCAQGRGLVVNGPEEIKNLPGLDKVNIVAQTTQEEEIFLKTAEAACSKAIELTVSNTICNPTRQRQKETVEFSKKSDLVIVVGGKNSANTARLFQICAKLAKEAVHIEKEDELQKELFAGKKRIFITAGASTPTWMVEKALERARQLTGERQGPLAERLFFAWELFVTSGAYTAMAAAALTFVCMRLEGVPVSKRLLLMAGLFVLSLHMVNRAEEKGASEPDRAKRLLFIRFKTLSKFAAFLAGTLALLLSSALGIKVFFTAAFFWFVGMLYPYKLPPGSRKFANFPASKDIVTALGWGFMCAYVPGLWYGTGLYHSTHLAVVFAALLVFTRSVLFGVSHAHSDMIVGKENFYKAAGPQFTYLTVFAIFMFLESILLILKSMAWKPELASALATGLFYYLALIIFFYFSKIPERITSETLIDTQFIVLALLAGSK
- a CDS encoding OPT/YSL family transporter, producing the protein MTEENRDDLPVEEIRSEEGVELIVEPKAEPHIAGKSPEQIELDWYKNVYRGDTMPQLTLRAVIMGSFLGGFMSLSNLYVGLKTGWGLGVAITSCILSYALWKTLMTIFPGMFKTEMTILENNCMQSTASSAGYSTGGTMVSAISAYLLVAGHHIPWPVLAWWTFFLAALGVFIAIPMKRQMINIEQLRFPSGIAAAETLKSLHSTGGEAAQKARALGIAGVIGGAVAWFRDDGFPFITPPVPSMMEFKGLLYGQPWSKWTISIEGSAIMIAAGAIMGWKVAWSMMLGAFINYGYLAPKMVALGAIDPAKLGYRAIVAWSTWAGAAIMVTSGLFMFALQWKTVVRALKGITGIFETRTGSEADPLEHIEVPGSWFLSGTILSGLGCITVLYYAFGTTWYMGIIAVALTFFLAIVAARATGESDITPIGAMGKITQLTFGILAPSNMTTNLMTASVTAGAAGSSADLLTDLKSGYLLGANPRKQFLAQFFGIFAGTLVVVPAFYILVPNASVLGSDKWPAPSAQVWAAVARLLSNGVHSLHPTAQIGLVVGGIIGIIIPSLELIFPKHKKYIPSAIGLGLSMVIPFWNSLSMFIGAGIALLIEKNDKKLAEKYIIPVSSGVIAGESIVGVFIALMPMMTAAFGTLMIYIMAHI
- a CDS encoding NAD(P)/FAD-dependent oxidoreductase, translating into MNTKIRHAGQDSSDIIVIGGGPAGIMAAGRAGELGAKTTLIEKNTRLGIKLLLTGGGRCNVTNSAGVKEFIEAFGKNGKFLYRALSVFSNENLTAFLNSRGVPTRVDPDGKIFPSDDKAQSVLSALNGYLRHGKVNVACGLGAAGILLRGGEEIEGVELSDGGIVRAKKIIIATGGMSYPKTGSTGDGYALAKKCGHTIVPLRPGLTALESDEPFIKDLQGLTLQNITIKILVNGRKAAAEKGDLLFTHFGVSGPKLLVLSAIAVDALADPGNKVELSLNLKPELTAAGLTGAIQNYFSGNGARLFASYLKAALPNSLAPVFERRCAIDHTRQCASITGAERKKIAEMFSDFRLHITRPRPIQEATVTRGGVNLAEINPLTMESRIVRGLYFCGEVMDLDGITGGYNLQEAFSTGYLAGQSASAV